In Bacteriovorax stolpii, a single genomic region encodes these proteins:
- a CDS encoding ABC transporter ATP-binding protein, translating into MSSNIMIKIENVKKFYTKSHALNNVTVTMNAGEEYLIRGASGSGKSTLLYLLGGLERPTEGKVIVNQKDLSELNDEELALYRNRYVGFVFQFHFLLSSMNCLENILLPARLGGVYTDEVKERAISLAKLLQVEHCLEKFPYELSGGEQQRINIIRALSLKPKLLLCDEPTGNLDSENSQKVIQLLRSLAREFGATLVVVTHDPQIAQSFSNQLLMKDGVLVTQ; encoded by the coding sequence ATGAGCTCAAACATCATGATTAAAATTGAAAACGTGAAGAAATTCTATACGAAGTCTCACGCTCTAAATAACGTGACAGTGACTATGAATGCCGGTGAAGAGTATTTAATCCGTGGAGCTTCTGGTTCCGGGAAATCGACACTGCTTTATCTTCTGGGAGGACTTGAACGTCCGACGGAAGGAAAGGTGATTGTTAACCAAAAAGACTTAAGTGAATTAAACGATGAGGAACTGGCCTTATACCGCAACCGTTATGTGGGATTTGTTTTCCAGTTTCACTTTTTACTTTCATCAATGAATTGTTTAGAAAACATTCTTCTGCCAGCAAGACTAGGTGGAGTTTATACGGATGAAGTCAAAGAAAGAGCGATCTCGCTGGCCAAACTTTTACAGGTTGAGCACTGTTTAGAAAAATTCCCTTATGAGCTCTCAGGTGGAGAGCAACAGCGAATCAATATCATTCGCGCATTGTCATTAAAACCAAAGCTTCTCCTTTGCGACGAGCCAACAGGGAATTTAGATTCGGAGAACTCGCAAAAAGTTATCCAACTATTGAGATCATTAGCGCGCGAATTCGGCGCTACACTTGTGGTTGTCACCCACGATCCACAGATCGCACAAAGCTTTTCCAATCAGCTTCTTATGAAGGATGGAGTTCTTGTAACGCAATGA
- a CDS encoding ABC transporter permease, which produces MSTNFRLFLMLFLDHPTTKKFLIGVWIGLAFSIAVILSTVGIMDGFERALRHGLRNSAGDVTMQSRYGFFLVTDRLREKLDEENIKTFSPLVQTESFMVFNDESRGVLIKGIDSSYGKVVGLPLDLTPMSVIIGSEIARINHVAVGDEIVLAFGKGGTEFKNMPALSRFRVERIITHGVYQKDARMIYMRLDDIQRIQGLGSKVNTIALNVERPPKIGDNDLKLIEEKITDLRLKFEPDFYFKPYWREFSSLIEAVQAEKVLISLILQLIVVISVFNVLAFIYFINEKKSKELFLFKALGLSKKAMNNLWLKFVFGIWVASSLLSMVFVQLFRFLLLNVPLFKLPAEVYHMPRIDLFLSWQDYALVFTLALVWILLITYYLLRKLRNKSLLEGLRQEFV; this is translated from the coding sequence TTCTACTGTCGGGATCATGGATGGATTTGAACGTGCTCTTCGCCACGGTCTGAGAAACTCGGCCGGTGATGTGACGATGCAGTCGCGCTACGGTTTTTTCTTGGTTACAGACAGGCTTAGAGAAAAACTCGACGAAGAAAATATCAAAACATTTTCTCCTTTGGTACAAACTGAAAGCTTCATGGTCTTTAACGATGAATCGCGCGGGGTTCTCATTAAAGGGATTGATTCTTCTTATGGAAAAGTCGTAGGTCTTCCCCTTGATCTTACTCCTATGTCTGTCATTATAGGTTCAGAAATTGCCCGCATTAACCATGTTGCTGTCGGTGACGAAATTGTTTTGGCCTTCGGCAAAGGTGGAACTGAATTTAAAAATATGCCGGCCCTCTCGCGCTTTAGAGTTGAACGCATTATCACGCATGGGGTTTATCAAAAAGATGCCCGCATGATTTATATGCGACTGGACGATATTCAACGCATTCAAGGATTGGGTTCAAAAGTAAATACCATTGCTCTTAATGTTGAGCGACCTCCAAAAATTGGCGACAATGATTTAAAACTGATCGAAGAAAAAATCACAGACCTAAGACTGAAGTTTGAACCAGATTTTTATTTTAAGCCTTATTGGAGAGAGTTCTCTTCTCTAATAGAAGCGGTTCAAGCAGAAAAAGTTTTAATCAGCTTAATCCTGCAGCTTATTGTTGTGATTTCTGTTTTTAATGTCCTGGCCTTTATTTATTTTATCAATGAGAAAAAATCAAAAGAGCTTTTCTTATTTAAGGCCCTAGGTCTTTCAAAAAAAGCGATGAATAATCTTTGGCTTAAATTCGTGTTTGGCATCTGGGTGGCTTCATCACTTCTGTCGATGGTGTTTGTCCAACTCTTTAGGTTTCTTCTTCTCAATGTCCCACTTTTTAAACTGCCGGCAGAAGTTTATCACATGCCGAGAATTGATCTCTTTTTATCGTGGCAGGACTACGCCTTAGTTTTCACTCTGGCCCTGGTCTGGATTCTTTTAATTACATACTACCTTCTTCGCAAACTAAGAAATAAGAGTCTCTTGGAAGGTCTTCGTCAGGAATTTGTATGA